Genomic segment of Populus nigra chromosome 14, ddPopNigr1.1, whole genome shotgun sequence:
CCGTTTCATCTCCTCATCAACAATAGTCGTTGATTACTCCTCCACTGACAACTCTCAAGCTCagctaaaaaagaaattatggcagaaactttaacttttcttttgttgttacTGTTAgtaaagttaatatatatatgttgggtctcacccgggtttgcccgggtcgacccgccaaGTTGATCGGGTTTTCCTGGTTTTTTGCATTGACCAGTCTTTTTTCTAATCGGACCAGTCTAGCTATCGagtcccgggtcgacccaccGGGCTGatccaggtttaataactatgatggcgagttatgtttttatatataaattaaaaaaaaatggttatttcatttcatttagtAATGGTGTGaaacaattataattgtttATACCTAACTTACTAACCAACATCCTagaagcatagttattaaatttggaCCGGCCTGGTGGGTTGATCTGGTAACTAGATCAGTCTGGGTAAGGCAAAAGACCGGCCAATgtaaaaatccaacaaaaccCAGTCGACTCATGACCCGGGTGACCTGGGCGAACTTGGACGAGAcccgttttgttttttttttcaaatgtggttttTCTCCTAGAcccctatttttttatattttttttagttggttattaacccttttcaaagttcactatataaatattagaataatgttttattttttcaatctagGATTTGACactctttagtatatatactctatgttcgcaagaaaaaagttattttttcaatgtgggttTTGaagtcttttaatatatatactctatgttcacaagaaaaaaattatgttttttcaatgtggaataaaaaacattttggtttaaatacttcaacttaaaaggataacattgTATCTTttaaatgtgagatttgaaagatttgaaaccctttagtatgtatactatatgttaaaaaaaagttattttttcaatgtgggatttgaaatcttttagtatatatactctatattcgaaagaaaaaaattattttttcaatgtgggataaaaaaactttttttatttaaatactgaaattaaaaggatagcatagtattttttcaatgtacgataaaaaaatttttgatatatttttttaaacttcattatttacaacatatatagcctatattcacatgaactgttttttaatttttttatatgaaatattaaaatttcaaatgtatatttttaattttttcgagTTAACTTAAATTGACTCATGTCACTCACAACCTGATCCTTTAACTGAATCTTCCCTTATTAAGTTTGATAACTAACCATCTAGTAGGTGGctcagtggtaagagcttggaacCGGTTTGCTTTCCATGTGGTCTCAAGTTGGAGTCTtgtggttgttaatatgatggTTATTGGAAgattacatggtcattaacttcatgatttttagaattatttaataTACGTGTAAATTGTCTGGACActcacattaataaataaaaaaaaatttgataactattCCCGTAAATGAACAAGATTGGATGCGATCATACATCGCCATTTCAGCATTgacgaacaaaaaaaaaaaacttttattactATTCCAGATGCCGCAAACATTAGCACGCAGccccttttctctttttgtttttttttttcttaccatccttttcttttgacatTAAACATTAAAGAAGCCTGTAGGTATATTTATTGAACTTAGATTTGGGATTCAATTTGGTACAAGACCGGGTCAAATGTTacgaatcaattaaaaaacaattaaaaaggaaaaaaatataaattttaacaaaatcaatcaaatcatGAAATAATCAGATCAactctaaattaatattttaagcaTTACTAATATTTTAGGCATTACCTACCCACTGGATCGTGCTTGTAAGctgtaaaagaaagaagaagaagaaactaaaaGGGTAATGAGTATATTACAAAGCAACCAAAATATGATTATTAAGCACGTCAACTTCATTAGTGGAGTTTCACATACGCTCTAAACTCTTTCCACATATAAAATATACTGATATAGACTTTATTTAATTCGATTTTTCGATACCACCAAACGTTTTTGTCTGCTATGGTGCTAGAATTCATCTCTTGTCTCCCTTCTCTCTGTGAGCTTGTGAGGTGGTATCCCTCGTTTTTACCTTCACGTGGGTCTATTCgagattataatagtaattgcaatttaaaatatttttttatatagaaataaattaaaataatattttttttatttttaaaaaattatttttgagattagcatatcaaaacaatctaaaaacattaaaaaaaaaataacttttaataaaaaaaaattttattttaaagaaacatGGTTTCAGCAGCTTttctaaactctttttttatcaataaaaaaaaggtaatgcGATCAAGAGAAAGAGGGGAGGAAACTCAATGATCGGACCCTCAAATATAATCAAGGTTTCAACTCAatactccatatatatatatataaaaaaaaaagtctcaaaATCACTTAATTAATCACATCCAATGCAATTTAAGGCTTTTGTACACTATAATCAAAATTTTCCATCAAATAACCTCCAAAAAGTTTAATTAACACACAATCTAATAGATGTACATTAAGAAAGAAGcataagaaaaggaaattcaatTCTTTAATCGATACTACTATTGAAAATCATAGATTATTTGACTAAGGCTATACTAATGACATCCTTTCAAGCTAAAAATCACTTgagttgtttctttttgtttttgaataccCGTAAAGTGAAGCAGTAAGAGAATGACACTGAATTGAATGGTTAGTTTGACaaattattttgagaaaatGTAAAACATACATGAAattctgaaaattaaaaaaaaagattatcaatAAGTATGCgcatatttattgaaaataacttttattgaTAGATCAAGGATGATAAAATTTCCATAAATTTAAAAGACCTATACCAATAGAGgaatttaatggaaaaaaaagaactactaataaaaagaaaagatattattcCAATAAGTTTTAAATTGAATCAGACTTAAccaattaataatatcatttaagatTGTAATAACTTTATTGATTGGGAGGAGTGCTATTATTATCActtgttttaaaatcaaatcccACCAAGTGGATGGAATTAAAGTCTAAGTTCGGTCaagttttgacaaaaataaaaagaaaattaatctaATGTGACTTACAAAAAACTTAGGTTCACTTATTatctggaaaaataaaaaaactcgcttaagctcattgattttttatttttatttttttataaaataaagaatattggATTGATAAATTCACATAACTCGTGATTCAAGGTAATATCATTTTTCATAGATGAAAAGTTAAGATTGGATGTATCATTATAACTTAATAGTTGCCCTAGCTTTTTGTAGATGAATGACCTAATTGTAACCTCAATGATAGTTAAAGAGTGTATGTGTAGTTTGGCCAAACATTTGGCATCCCTATCCATCTAAACTTACCATGAGGACTAATCCCTCCTAACacctttcatttcatttaatatttgctGTCCTAATTATGCAAGACTCTGCCTTTAATGGGTAAGCTAGCTGATCACATGCTCCTATTAGCAACCGGCTCACATTTCCTTGCTGAAGAAGGATATGAAGAATAGACAGACCATCACGATAGCTTCCTTCACTAGCCTATAAATTCGTACTCCGAGGCTCGTATATCTCACCAACCAGACACCATTAACCCTCTCTGAATCTCAAAAAGGTCCCCTAGTTTCACGATCTTTGCAACCATCACCATGTTTTCTCCAACGAACATGCCTCAATCAGTATCCACATTATTCTCTGCTTATGCCGCTTTTGCAGGATCAGTGATGCTTATCCGTTCCATGGCAAACGAACTAATCCCTTATGAGCTTCGCTCTTATTTATCCACTGCTATTCGCTACCTCTTCACTCCTCTCTCCCCTAACATCACCCTTGTCATTGATGAGCATTGTGGCATGTCTCGCAACCAAGTTTATGATGCAGCAGAAATCTAtctcaaaaccaaaattagccCATCAACAGAGAGACTCAAAATCGGCAAGACACCAAGACAAAGGACCTTCTCTGTCGCAATCGAAAAAGGTGAGGTAGTTACAGATGTGTACGAGAATATCAAGTTGAAGTGGGCTTTTGTGTGTACAGAGCCACAAAACAACGGTCACTCTGGAGAAAAAAGGCGTTTTGAATTGTCCTTTAACAAGAAGTACAAAGAGAAAGTTATGGATCTTTACTTGCCTCATGTTTTGAAGAGGGGTAAAGAGATAAAAGATGAAGAGAAGGTTGTTAAGCTTTATAATCGTGAGTGTCCTTTCAATGATGAGGATGGGGGTGATCATGGTGGCATGTGGGGGTCCATAAATCTTGAACATCCCTCTACTTTTGATACTTTAGCTTTGGATCCagagttgaagaagatgatagtTGATGATTTGAAGAGGTTTTTGGGAAGAAAAGAATTTTATAAGAAAGTGGGCAAGGCTTGGAAACGTGGGTACCTGCTGTATGGACCACCTGGGACTGGAAAATCAAGCTTGATTGCTGCCATGGCTAACTATCTCAAGTTCGATATCTATGATTTGGAGCTAACTAGTATATATTCTAATTCCGATCTGAGGAGGGTTCTTCTGTCCACCACGAATCGGTCAATCTTGGTGATTGAGGATATAGATTGTAATATGGAAATGCGGGATCGGCAACAAGGAGGGGATCAGTATGATGGTTCTAACTCCAGGGTTAGTAATCATTTCCCTTCAAGCTTAAAATTTTCTAATCTGCAATTTATATTGTTTGTTCACAAAATGGCctaatttgttaatttgattcTGTTCTTGTGTCTTTTTTGCAGTTGACACTATCTGGACTGCTGAATTTCATTGACGGATTGTGGTCAAGTTGCGGTGATGAGCGAATCATTGTGTTCACTACCAATCATAAGGACAGGCTAGACTCTGCTCTGCTGCGTCCTGGTAGAATGGATGTGCATATTAACATGTCTTACTGCACACCTCAAGCATTCAGTATTCTGGCTTCTAATTACCTTGGCATTCGCGACAAGAACCATTATCTCtatgaagaaattgaagggCTAATGGAGAGTACTAACGTAACCCCAGCAGAGGTAGCAGAGGAACTAATGGCAAGTGAAAATGCTGATGTTGCCCTTGAAGGACTTGTTAACTTCCTTAAGCGGAAGCATAGTGAAGCTAATGAAGTTAAGAGTGAAGAGAATGGCAAAGTTGGAGATGAAGGAGCAAAGAAACTGAAAACTGATgttgatgaaaagaaaatagttaATAAGTTTATTAATAGGAATAGAATTCTTCGAGCTGCAAGAGGtgtaagaagaagaaattgtggGCGAAGAATGATTCCCCAAAATTTTTTCGGTATCTGAACCTTTTCTGGATGTTGAAAATTTTGCTTCTTGTAAAAATGTTCTGAGATTGATTAATTAGCCCCTTTGAAAATCTTCATCCTCTTAATTGCCCCTTTAAAAGTACTATTACTATCCATGGCAGTTGAAATTGAAATCCTTGATTTGGGTCTTCAATCTCCATAATTCCTCTATTGTCCATAAAATGGCGAAGTGGAGTCGTTAACAAAGCCTAATATGATTTATAATGAGGAGGCTTTCCTCATCTTTATATGTGCAATTCTTTATGAAATGTCTAGTTTGCTAGCTACTAGATGCAATGCTCTCTCCtagaaaaatgagaaatttcTCTAGCAGCAATAATGCAAAGGAAATTTGGTTGTCAGAggaaaacaacaagaaatagCATTGAACGTGGCTTGGATGGAAATGGAAACCTTTTGTGTTCTTGCATAACCGCGTGGAAATATAACCCGCAAATGGTCTAGAATTTTGCGAAAACTTGGTCATGGAAACTGTTAGTGGAGTAACAAAAAGTTCAAAGCAATTGCATAGAGTAGATGCTTGTTAAGTTTAGCTAAAAGGCCTTTCACTTTGGCGTTGACATCATATATCACTTTAGTACCATTTTCTTGTGTGCATTAGTTTTTTGCATCTTTGCCTTCTCCACTTATTTAACTCTGGATTTCCAGATTCCTACGAAAAGAGTTGTTCCTGCTTCCCATTGTAAGCCCAATCTTTTGGGAATTTTTATTCTTGTCTCTTTCAACCTGTTAAAATAATAGGCTCCTTGCCTTCAATTTGATTCGAATTTTGTGCTGCAGGACAAGTGATTTGTTTCAGAAACATCATCTGGTCATCTGTTGTATAGGGGAGATTGTTAACAGTGAGCAAAGTCAACTACAAATGTCAGGTTCCTGACTCAAAAgacttgttatttattattattttttcttttattgaggAATGAACTTGTTCTCCGTTTGGTTTGTGTCTGCTTTCTTGCTTCCTGCGATGGTTGTAGTGTAGCTCTCTTTCTTGTTTCTAATTTGAATACGATAATTACTAGGATCGGAAAAGTGGGCTTGCAGCCAATATTGTTGGCATTGTTTCTTTCTGTTTGTATGCGTGGGTTCTGGGTTGCAATTATAATGTGGATGCTGATTAATGCCAGTGTTTCTGTTTGGTAAATTATCAGCCCCAGTGTATTTTAgctcataatattaaaaaaatgagctgTTGAGGAGTTAACTTTCTCTATATAACAGCTAAACGAGTACTCTTTTCTGTTCAGAATCATGATGGGTTTATGCAGAAGTTCCGAAATTGAAGGCAGTACTTGATTGTTTATGCAACAGACACCAGTTCCTATGTTCTTAGCGAATGCATCATTACTTGATAGTTCAAGTAGAAGTCCTGTTTTGTCcctaaaattgcatttttagCTCATCCTGATGGCAAACTTGATAAAAGCTACATGAGCTCTGTCTCCAGTTTTATCCAGGTAAGTTAAATACTACCTGGATCAAATCCCATTTCACTTCATGTGCTAAGATATCTCTCGATATCTTCTGGAAATCTTGCTATGACGCATGAAACCCTTATTAGAGAGAACAACAGTGTGTGGAAAATTGAGCGATTGATGATGGAATCTCTCTCGGATTTAGAATGGAGTGGAAAATGGTGCAATAATTGATGCCATCTACGAAAATTGTAAATTCAAGTTGGGGTCCGAATTTGGTGTCTTTCCCGGTGGAAGATGGTTGGTTTAGAGGGGTGTTTGGACAAAGGGAGAATACAGGAGATAATGTAAAACCAATGTAGCTGTAACAGTCTCCTACTTTGCTTTTGTTTCTTGCCTGTGACAGGTTTGCTATCAGCTATCAGCTATCAACGAGAGTACTGCGGTGATTTTTTGCACTGCACTTACAGATTTTCAGCTATTAACTCCTGCTATTTGTTTAGATTCTTGGACTATCTTATCTCTTCATTTTTTGTACTGGACTATTGTTTTGGTTCCTATCTCTCGTCTGTTTCGTTGATTCTCAAGCTACTGAGATTTTATCCTTGTGGTGGAATTTCAATGTTGCCATTCatagtaaataggatttcaatCTTGCCCGCAGCTTTCTGCTATTGTTGCTAATGTCCTCACAGGTCTCGGGAATTGCTGGATTATGCTTTTGGCTGCCTGTacaatcatgtttttttctccCATTTCCCCTCCGCTGTGTACTTGgtgtaaatttgtttttcaattgaaaatgctttaaaacaatgttttttagttatgttttttttttaatttctgacattatcacatcaaaactgttaaaaaacatagtttgatgtttttttcatgcagaaaacaattttaaaagcaaGTTTAATCACGAAAATAAACACTCCCTGTAATTGTGCTGTCATTTCAGCAAACCGTATCCTGGTATTGTTGCACAATCTCTGCCGGTGGGAGTTTTTTTGTGTTGGTGCTGTGTTACTTTGTGTGGGAGGTTTTCCAGCTCAGGAATTGGCTTACACACTCAGACTGCTGTAAAAACTGATGTGCTTATTCTCGTTTCAATTCAAGTATTGTTTCGGCCTATACCCCTGTTAGGTTGCTGATTGAGGCCAAGCACTTGGCTGCCATTGTATCTTCTCCTGCCTTTTAGGCATCTCCAGAGGGATTAGCCAAAACAAAAGTCAAAAACTCTTCCTGTTAATTTAGCATATTATGTTCTGTTTTTGCAGCTCTATCTGGGTAGCCAAAACAAAAGCCAGAAGCATGAAGGAGGAAGATTATAGTCGTGGGCTAACAAAAATTTGTCTTTTTCAGCTTGTCTCTTGCTTTCCTTTTCTAAAATCGAATAATAACACCAAGCTTTCACTTCAATTGTCATATTTAAATGagttgttaaaatatttttttaagttgaaaaacacaaaaaaaataattatatttacactatttaaataactatattaataatatgGTTATTTTAAATGACTTTTGTCATTGTAAATACTCTTAGCTTTTTTGGCAACTCATATTCCTGTATTCTAGGTTTTTCAAAGAATTCAATCTAGTCCTTGAAGAGTGAAACTACGATCCCATTTAtttattggaaaatatttttttttgttaggaaatgattttctttgaaaataaatttttagaaagtaaattattttttgatatttgatagtatcatggaaaataaattaaaaaatatttttcagtgtttggctgtgtcatgaaaaataaactataaaataaattattaatattttttttaattttattaaaataataaggaacaaatcttacaaattaaaaagttgaatgagaataaaattgaaaaaaaatctaatttcataaattatcttaaataaaataaataacaatcaaaataatagagatcaaatctaaaagataaaaaatttg
This window contains:
- the LOC133672798 gene encoding AAA-ATPase At2g18193-like, encoding MFSPTNMPQSVSTLFSAYAAFAGSVMLIRSMANELIPYELRSYLSTAIRYLFTPLSPNITLVIDEHCGMSRNQVYDAAEIYLKTKISPSTERLKIGKTPRQRTFSVAIEKGEVVTDVYENIKLKWAFVCTEPQNNGHSGEKRRFELSFNKKYKEKVMDLYLPHVLKRGKEIKDEEKVVKLYNRECPFNDEDGGDHGGMWGSINLEHPSTFDTLALDPELKKMIVDDLKRFLGRKEFYKKVGKAWKRGYLLYGPPGTGKSSLIAAMANYLKFDIYDLELTSIYSNSDLRRVLLSTTNRSILVIEDIDCNMEMRDRQQGGDQYDGSNSRLTLSGLLNFIDGLWSSCGDERIIVFTTNHKDRLDSALLRPGRMDVHINMSYCTPQAFSILASNYLGIRDKNHYLYEEIEGLMESTNVTPAEVAEELMASENADVALEGLVNFLKRKHSEANEVKSEENGKVGDEGAKKLKTDVDEKKIVNKFINRNRILRAARGVRRRNCGRRMIPQNFFGI